The bacterium DNA window CACCCCCGAGGACTGGTGATGGGGAAACTCCGGAGCTCCTTCCTCCGCGGTCTGCGCCGCATCGTCGGCCGGAAAAATCTGCTCCAGAAGCCCACCGACCTCTTCGCCCATTCCTACGACGCCACCAACCGACCCGTGAAGCCCGGGCTCGTCGTCCGCGTGACCGACCGGGGCCAGGTCCCGCCGATTCTCAGGCTGGCGAATGAGCATAAAATTCCCGTCGTCCCCCGGGGGGCGGGGACCGGCTTCACCGGCGGGAGCCTGACCGTCCGGGGCGGCGTGGTGCTCCTTCTGGACCGACTGAACCGGATTCTCGAAATTGACGAAAAAAGGCGCGAGGCGGTGGTCGAGCCCGGTGTTGTTACGGAAGACCTCCAAAGGGCCGTGGAAGAACTCGGGCTCTTCTACCCGCCGGACCCCGCCAGCCTGGAAAGCTCAACCCTGGGCGGCAATTTCGCGGAGAACGCCGGGGGCCCCCGCGGCGTGCGCTACGGCGTCACCGGGGACTGGGTGAAGTCCGTCCTGGCGGCGCTGCCCGACGGGACACTCGTGGACACGGCGTCCGACCCGGCGCTGACCCAGCTCCTTCTGGCCAGCGAGGGCACGCTGGGCGTGGCGCTGGAGCTCCGGCTGCACCTGGCAAAACGTCCGCCGGACACGGCGACCGTCCGGGCGCTCTTTCCGGATATGGCCTCCGCCTGCGACGCGGTGACCGAGATTCTTTCCTCGGGCCTCGCGCCGTCCAAGCTGGAGTTCATGGACGCCGCGACCCTGCGGTGCGTCAACCGCTACCTGGGCGAACCGTCGCCGCCGGGAGACTCCGCCCTGCTCCTGGTCGAGCTGGACGGCTCGCCGGGGGAGGTCGGTGAATCCCTGCCCGCCGTTCACGGCGTTTGCGAGCGCCGGGGGGCCGTCGAGCTGTCCGTGGCCCGGGAGACCGGGGAGCAGGAAACGCTTTGGGCCATGCGCCGCGCCGGCTCGCCGGCCATCGCCCGCCTCAAGCCCCTGAAGATAAACGAGGACGTGGTCGTGCCCCGGGGCGCACTCCCGCGGATGGCCGGGACCCTCGAGGAGCTGCGGCGAAAGTACGATCTCCCGATCCCCGTCTTCGGCCACGCCGGCGACGGCAACCTCCACGTGAACATCATGTGCGACCCCGCGGACCCCGGCGAATACGCCCGGGCGCGGAAGGCCCTGGACGAGCTCTTTACCGCCGTGTTAGCCTTAGGCGGTACGCTTTC harbors:
- a CDS encoding FAD-binding oxidoreductase, with the protein product MGKLRSSFLRGLRRIVGRKNLLQKPTDLFAHSYDATNRPVKPGLVVRVTDRGQVPPILRLANEHKIPVVPRGAGTGFTGGSLTVRGGVVLLLDRLNRILEIDEKRREAVVEPGVVTEDLQRAVEELGLFYPPDPASLESSTLGGNFAENAGGPRGVRYGVTGDWVKSVLAALPDGTLVDTASDPALTQLLLASEGTLGVALELRLHLAKRPPDTATVRALFPDMASACDAVTEILSSGLAPSKLEFMDAATLRCVNRYLGEPSPPGDSALLLVELDGSPGEVGESLPAVHGVCERRGAVELSVARETGEQETLWAMRRAGSPAIARLKPLKINEDVVVPRGALPRMAGTLEELRRKYDLPIPVFGHAGDGNLHVNIMCDPADPGEYARARKALDELFTAVLALGGTLSGEHGVGVAKQPFIAWELPEPVIALSRRVKRRLDPGNVLNPAKIFPPSEE